In Triticum urartu cultivar G1812 unplaced genomic scaffold, Tu2.1 TuUngrouped_contig_3667, whole genome shotgun sequence, one DNA window encodes the following:
- the LOC125527353 gene encoding beta-1,6-galactosyltransferase GALT31A-like isoform X2: MAASRPQHRAPPGRVPTRCVAALCAACFLLGVCVVNRYWAVPEPPDCRSKANSGRSRAMLSQAQTREVVIALDRTISDIEMRLAAARAAQMRSQGVSPSDSAADQGNMRPRLLFVMGIMTTFNNRRRRDSIRKTWMPEGEGLRRLEKDKGIVMRFVIGRSANPGPDSEVERAMDAEDKEYNDILRLNHVEGQDGLPLKIQMFLSTALSTWDADFYVKVDDDVHVNIGITRSILARHRSKPRVYIGCMKSGPVIANNESKYYEPDHWKFGTAGNNYFRHATRQLYAITRDLATYVSANKHILHKYTNEDVSFGSWLIGLDVEHVDERSLCCGIPPDCEWKAQAGNPCGASFDWNCSGVCNPAERMEEVHRQCWEHREAALPQAQES, translated from the exons ATGGCCGCGTCCAGGCCGCAACACCGGGCGCCGCCGGGGCGCGTGCCCACGAGGTGCGTCGCCGCGCTCTGCGCCGCCTGCTTCCTCCTCGGCGTCTGCGTCGTCAACCG CTACTGGGCGGTCCCCGAGCCACCCGACTGCCGAAGCAAG GCGAATTCTGGCCGTTCGAGGGCCATGCTGAGCCAAGCACAAACCCGCGAAGTCGTCAT CGCGTTGGACAGAACGATATCGGACATCGAGATGCGCCTGGCTGCCGCTAGAGCTGCGCAGATGAGGAGCCAAGGCGTGTCGCCGAGTGATTCAGCCGCTGACCAGGGAAACATGCGACCTAGATTGCTTTTCGTCATGGGTATCATGACCACGTTCAATAATCGGAGGCGCAGAGACTCTATCAGGAAGACGTGGATGCCAGAAG GTGAGGGTTTGCGAAGGCTGGAGAAGGACAAGGGCATTGTCATGCGTTTTGTTATTGGACGAAG TGCAAACCCTGGTCCTGACAGTGAAGTGGAGCGTGCCATGGATGCAGAAGATAAAGAATACAATGATATTCTTAGACTT AATCACGTTGAAGGCCAGGATGGGCTTCCTTTGAAGATTCAGATGTTTCTTTCAACTGCTCTGTCCACGTGGGATGCTGATTTCTATGTCAAAGTTGACGATGATGTTCATGTCAACATCG GTATTACCAGATCGATTTTGGCACGGCATAGGTCAAAACCTCGGGTGTACATCGGCTGCATGAAATCCGGACCTGTGATTGCTAACAA TGAATCTAAATATTACGAACCAGATCATTGGAAGTTTGGGACTGCGGGTAACAACTACTTTAGGCACGCAACACGGCAGCTGTATGCTATAACAAGGGACTTGGCGACCTACGTATCAGCAAACAA GCATATCTTGCACAAATATACAAATGAAGATGTATCATTTGGTTCTTGGTTGATTGGGTTGGATGTTGAGCATGTTGATGAGAGAAGCCTTTGTTGTGGTATTCCTCCAG ACTGCGAATGGAAGGCGCAGGCTGGGAACCCATGTGGGGCATCCTTCGACTGGAACTGCTCCGGCGTCTGCAATCCAGCAGAGAGAATGGAGGAGGTGCACCGGCAATGCTGGGAACATCGCGAGGCTGCTCTGCCACAAGCGCAGGAGTCTTGA
- the LOC125527353 gene encoding beta-1,6-galactosyltransferase GALT31A-like isoform X1: MAASRPQHRAPPGRVPTRCVAALCAACFLLGVCVVNRYWAVPEPPDCRSKANSGRSRAMLSQAQTREVVIALDRTISDIEMRLAAARAAQMRSQGVSPSDSAADQGNMRPRLLFVMGIMTTFNNRRRRDSIRKTWMPEGEGLRRLEKDKGIVMRFVIGRSANPGPDSEVERAMDAEDKEYNDILRLNHVEGQDGLPLKIQMFLSTALSTWDADFYVKVDDDVHVNIGMPTQNPLLLVNVSPVFSCTEVFSLNTGITRSILARHRSKPRVYIGCMKSGPVIANNESKYYEPDHWKFGTAGNNYFRHATRQLYAITRDLATYVSANKHILHKYTNEDVSFGSWLIGLDVEHVDERSLCCGIPPDCEWKAQAGNPCGASFDWNCSGVCNPAERMEEVHRQCWEHREAALPQAQES; encoded by the exons ATGGCCGCGTCCAGGCCGCAACACCGGGCGCCGCCGGGGCGCGTGCCCACGAGGTGCGTCGCCGCGCTCTGCGCCGCCTGCTTCCTCCTCGGCGTCTGCGTCGTCAACCG CTACTGGGCGGTCCCCGAGCCACCCGACTGCCGAAGCAAG GCGAATTCTGGCCGTTCGAGGGCCATGCTGAGCCAAGCACAAACCCGCGAAGTCGTCAT CGCGTTGGACAGAACGATATCGGACATCGAGATGCGCCTGGCTGCCGCTAGAGCTGCGCAGATGAGGAGCCAAGGCGTGTCGCCGAGTGATTCAGCCGCTGACCAGGGAAACATGCGACCTAGATTGCTTTTCGTCATGGGTATCATGACCACGTTCAATAATCGGAGGCGCAGAGACTCTATCAGGAAGACGTGGATGCCAGAAG GTGAGGGTTTGCGAAGGCTGGAGAAGGACAAGGGCATTGTCATGCGTTTTGTTATTGGACGAAG TGCAAACCCTGGTCCTGACAGTGAAGTGGAGCGTGCCATGGATGCAGAAGATAAAGAATACAATGATATTCTTAGACTT AATCACGTTGAAGGCCAGGATGGGCTTCCTTTGAAGATTCAGATGTTTCTTTCAACTGCTCTGTCCACGTGGGATGCTGATTTCTATGTCAAAGTTGACGATGATGTTCATGTCAACATCGGTATGCCTACACAGAACCCTTTGTTGCTGGTAAATGTTTCGCCGGTATTCTCATGCACTGAGGTTTTCTCTCTTAACACAGGTATTACCAGATCGATTTTGGCACGGCATAGGTCAAAACCTCGGGTGTACATCGGCTGCATGAAATCCGGACCTGTGATTGCTAACAA TGAATCTAAATATTACGAACCAGATCATTGGAAGTTTGGGACTGCGGGTAACAACTACTTTAGGCACGCAACACGGCAGCTGTATGCTATAACAAGGGACTTGGCGACCTACGTATCAGCAAACAA GCATATCTTGCACAAATATACAAATGAAGATGTATCATTTGGTTCTTGGTTGATTGGGTTGGATGTTGAGCATGTTGATGAGAGAAGCCTTTGTTGTGGTATTCCTCCAG ACTGCGAATGGAAGGCGCAGGCTGGGAACCCATGTGGGGCATCCTTCGACTGGAACTGCTCCGGCGTCTGCAATCCAGCAGAGAGAATGGAGGAGGTGCACCGGCAATGCTGGGAACATCGCGAGGCTGCTCTGCCACAAGCGCAGGAGTCTTGA